The following are from one region of the Plasmodium cynomolgi strain B DNA, scaffold: 1385, whole genome shotgun sequence genome:
- a CDS encoding hypothetical protein (putative), with the protein MEKKQKMEEKKNSSGGESIDGVDGHHPGRQLIYVNTLDFIKLPKTGLIGILPLQAEGQSLPEISEKVRSLVSLVHTYHVEITPPYLFGHPSNNKAERKRRPCESAPRYINTRFKVEEVKGKPYAKHLSRKERKALRKSIRKSNI; encoded by the exons atggagaaaaagcaaaaaatggaggaaaaaaagaactccTCGGGGGGGGAGAGCATCGACGGCGTGGATGGACATCACCCTGGGCGCCAGCTCAT CTATGTGAACACACTCGATTTTATCAAATTACCGAAAACGGGTCTTATCGGAATCCTACCGCTGCAGGCGGAAGGTCAATCACTTCCGGAGATTTCGGAGAAAGTACGAAGCTTAGTGTCCTTAGTGCACACCTACCACGTGGAGATAACCCCCCCGTACTTGTTTGGCCACCCGAGTAATAACAAAGCAGAACGAAAACGGAGACCGTGCGAAAGTGCTCCAC GCTACATCAACACGAGGTTTAAAGTTGAAGAAGTAAAGGGAAAGCCCTACGCGAAACATCTGTCGCGGAAGGAGAGAAAGGCTTTACGGAAGTCGATACGAAAAAGTAACATATAA